The Populus alba chromosome 4, ASM523922v2, whole genome shotgun sequence genome contains a region encoding:
- the LOC118039725 gene encoding DEAD-box ATP-dependent RNA helicase 1: MEESTIAKQNKNVPVLPWMRSPVDVSKFEEYPLDILPCLDPRLKMALQNMGFKTLFPVQIAVWQETIGPGAFERDLCINSPTGSGKTLAYALPIVQMLSTRAVKCLRALVVLPTRDLALQVKQVFAAIAPAMGLSVGLAVGQSSIADEISELIKKPEHEAGICYDPQDVLQELQSSVDILVATPGRLMDHITTTKGFTLEHLCYLVVDETDRLLRESYQSWLPTVLKLTCPYDESLMPGVNNFLPYASGSLKTIRRCGVERGFKGKSYPRLAKMVLSATLTQDPSKLAQLNLHHPLFLTTGQRRYQLPEKLESYKLICVSNLKPLYLVAVLQHLGGEKCIVFTSSVESTHRLCTLLNFFGDLKVKIKEYSGLQRQSVRSKTLKAFREGEIQVLVSSDAMTRGMDIEGVRNIINYDMPAYVKTYVHRAGRTARAGQTGRCITLLRTHEVKRFKKLLQKADNDSCPIYSIPSSSVKSLHPFYLSALEKLKETVQSETSRKGKGGLKFSRVSKGEKKSLEE; this comes from the exons atGGAGGAATCAACAATAGCAAAACAGAATAAGAATGTGCCGGTGTTGCCATGGATGAGAAGCCCGGTTGATGTAAGCAAATTTGAAGAGTACCCGCTTGATATCCTCCCTTGCCTTGACCccag GTTGAAGATGGCTTTGCAGAATATGGGTTTCAAGACACTTTTTCCAGTTCAAATTGCAGTTTGGCAAGAGACTATAGGGCCAGGTGCCTTTGAGAGGGACCTTTGCATTAATTCACCAACAGGAAGTGGCAAAACTTTAGCCTATGCTTTGCCAATTGTGCAAATGCTTTCGACTCGCGCTGTCAAATGTCTCCGTGCATTGGTTGTTTTGCCCACTCGTGATTTAGCCTTGCAGGTTAAACAAGTTTTTGCTGCCATAGCACCTGCTATGGGCTTATCTGTTGGTTTGGCTGTGGGCCAATCTTCAATCGCTGATGAAATTTCAGAACTTATTAAGAAACCCGAGCATGAGGCTGGGATTTGTTATGACCCCCAAGATGTTTTGCAAGAATTACAGAGTTCAGTGGATATATTGGTGGCAACCCCAGGAAGGCTCATGGACCATATCACTACCACTAAGGGATTTACACTCGAGCACCTCTGTTATCTT GTTGTTGATGAAACAGACCGCTTGCTCAGGGAATCATACCAATCTTGGCTTCCGACTGTGCTCAAATTGACCTGCCCTTATGATGAAAGCCTCATGCCTGGTGTTAATAATTTTCTTCCTTATGCATCTGGTTCCTTAAAAACCATAAGGAGATG TGGTGTCGAAAGGGGGTTCAAGGGTAAATCTTACCCTAGGCTTGCGAAGATGGTTTTGTCTGCCACATTAACCCAAGATCCAAGCAAGCTTGCTCAACTTAATCTGCATCATCCTTTATTCTTGACAACTGGTCAAAGACGTTATCAACTCCCTGAAAAATTAGAATCCTACAAACTG ATCTGCGTGTCCAACCTGAAACCACTTTACTTGGTTGCGGTTCTACAACATTTAGGAGGGGAGAAATGTATTGTTTTCACATCATCTGTGGAGTCAACTCATCGACTTTGCACCTTACTGAACTTTTTTGGTGATTTGAAAGTCAAGATCAAGGAGTATTCAGGTCTTCAACGTCAATCAGTAAGAAG CAAGACCCTGAAGGCCTTCCGAGAAGGGGAGATACAAGTACTTGTTTCCTCCGATGCGATGACTCGTGGAATGGATATTGAAGGAGTGagaaatatcattaattatgaTATGCCTGCATATGTAAAGACATATGTTCATCGAGCTGGTCGAACAGCAAGAGCTGGCCAGACTGGGCGTTGCATCACATTGTTGCGCACGCATGAg GTAAAACGTTTCAAGAAACTGTTACAGAAAGCTGATAATGATTCTTGTCCAATTTACTCCATCCCTTCCAGCTCTGTTAAGTCACTTCACCCCTTCTATTTATCTG CACTGGAGAAACTTAAAGAAACAGTTCAATCAGAAACATCAAGAAAGGGAAAAGGTGGTCTTAAATTTTCTAGAGTGAGTAAAGGAGAGAAGAAATCCTTGGAGGAATAG